The following nucleotide sequence is from Mytilus edulis chromosome 13, xbMytEdul2.2, whole genome shotgun sequence.
TTTTTACCTTTGATATTgcttctcttttattttttttacaaagtcaAATTCCGAAATCACCAATGAATCACATGTGCCTCGAGTTATTTCAAAGTGTTCGCTCCATTCTGACGATGGTATCTTTAATACTGTTGAACTTTGATTTAAATTCTGACAAAAGTCTTCAACTTCTTTTCTGACAGTTTTAAAATACAACACTTCTTCGTGAAACAGTAATTCCGTTTTGATTTGGCGCCACAGTTTTAAGTAAAAATGTCTATACAACATGTAATCTATTTCAGATAATTGACTATACCTTGTCCTATCATTCTCACCAATATTAATTTCTTTGTTACCTGTGTTTctatttgcattttttctgatatAAAGTATATCTTTTGTAGACCATTTTAAAATACGCTTTAACAAAATCATGGACTCATCAAAATGTTCAACTACGATAACTAATGAAAATTCCTTGTCAAGCTGTTCAATATATCTTTGAATGTCGTTTCGTCTTGAGCTGGAATTGACAAGAAATTCTAGGGAAAAACCATAATCTATTGCCATTCTGTTTTTAGTAAAACTGTAAAAAGCATACTTTTTAATTGATATAGATAGATCATGTTTCTCTGGATCTTCAAGGAAGTCTGTTATTGCTCTAGGTCCAGATATATTAAATTGATCAAACATCGTTGGAAAGTATAGCATCATCGATATAAAGTAATCAAATGGATCTCGAATTGTACCAATGTAAACAGTGTCATTTGGAAGAATGTTTTCAAACGCTGTCCTGTTATATAGAACGTGTaagcataaaatatcaaaatgggTAGCTGATAACGGTATTGACCGAATGTTTGTCGGTGTAACTGTCTCTAATAAACTTATAACATGAGGATATATTGCATTAACAGATGGCATGACAAATGTTAAGTTTCTTTCTGTTCCAAAACGAAACAAAATATTCTGTATAGTTGTGCTAGCCGCCTTGTGAACTTTAAGAAATGCAATATGACGAACTTCCTGTTGCAATACATTTAACTGAATCGGTAATTCCCGCTTTTCAATGGTTCTGAATGCAATATAAATCATGGGTGCAGTAGTGATCACTACCAAAACCGCTAGGCGTATCAAACTACAAGATATAATTGAACATTtagtcagaaaaatattcaaaaaccacatccccccccccaaaaaaaaacaccaaccaAGAAAAATTACGGATTTTGCGGGtttagataattttaaaattgcAAAAGCAATATTTCGTATTCATATTCAgccggaaacccggttgaaatagaacaaaagaatcgaagctctttgttagagaaggcgataaatgtttactgtaatttTTACCATAGTgacacaaattttaaaagttaatcgaaacaaacaaaattacaatttttttctcaattacgaagtgttttattttgaaaacaccaTTTGCAGAAGTTCTTAATTTATCTAGTGCATAGTTAAGCAGatcaataagatatcaagtcgacgacatgggtatctttcaagttggatgtagaaaatgcataacctccgatttaaaaaaaatatttaccacggacggaaaacatatcaatttattatttcagTAATTTTCCTGTCCGTCCTtctattatgtgactcaagaaaaaattcccaaaaatgggtaacaattgtatcgaaaagagaaaatcgggtgaacctttttatgttagggcgtgtttgagttgaatactttgtcttgatatcgtacaaagcaagaacatttcatacatcgtctcgcttcagattctatcatttttatatatcaaagctacaggttgactttataacataaaaaaatcacagtactaaaagatgaaatatatgggtcaagtgaaatatctatcgaatgaatcacaaaaacagagtaggtgtgtttgaatagctattttttttactgaaagtacttgacgacagtctttcaagttggatgatgaaaatgcatatcttcaaaaagttttaattttttgtgtgtgataacaaGGGTTTACAGTCTTCTAACACTAAACGAAtatagtctgcccttccacgaaatatttgattagattttttttaaatgtttaagaattttcgaaaattccacctgacaaccgatcagacaatagttttaagttgaatcaatgcagacaagatcattaactgatgctaattagctagttgatacatttgtcttttaaaatacaactgacatataaggatcgtaatggtgcaatgtggataattTTATCGGTTTCTTAAAccaaattggtagcgcgtcatccctacaatggcttccatttctacgattgtgaaaatgaactggcgtaatggggagataattttgacgaagtagaatcctgactgtaatGCAACTGCTGTACAGTAATTAAATTGAACGCATGTTTTAAATCTGCTTTATCGCCCGTAGACCAGAAAACGATACAATTGATTATGAAATTTGCAAAACAGCAGAAATATAGAAGTTATAAGTGaagattatttttcttaaattaaattgaaaattaaaggtATGCTTCAACATTTTTCAACAAAATGCGAATCATAAGATAGTGTTTTgcttttaataattaaaattgtcaattatgGTATTTATACATaagtttaaaataatttgaaatgatCTGGATATATGGGTTTTACTAGAACCAATATTTAATGAATTTTCAGATAAAAAGACTTACCGATAGGTTGCCACTCGCATTTTCCTATTTGTACAAAATACaattattgttattattgtatttatatcatgtatagttatattgtttttgtttactgGCATGGACAACAGATGTAGTTTCTTTTGTTCATGTatagatttatttgaaattttttacttAGTCTATCTTAAAACAATTGAATTCAGAAACATGACCTTGTTCATATTATATAATgctaatgaataaatatatacatagtcATGAGCAGAGGCTTCATAAATTGATGATATGATTGTACACTATTTAATCCAtagattttcaattaatttacaatttatgtATTACACTTACTTGATTATTTATGATTACCTAATTCATAAAAACGTATCTGATTCGAGATTTAGGGAATCATATTGCCAATGTACTGATATCGGTATTTTGTGTGAATAAATATAATATCTTACTTCGcttttcattaaaatcaaatccgtaaaaaaatactttacttttataaaataataagttAAAGAGAATcaatataatttcatttaaagATTATGTTACATTGGCATTCTTTTAATGTAAAAAGCTGTTTCCTTATTGGGAACATGAGTATTTTATGTAGCAAAACATGTTTTCAATTGTAAGAGTGTTGTTGAGTGTTTTTGCAGTACACAATTTAAATCTGTTAAAGTTCAATTATACTTTGCCAAATCAccatacattttaagaaaatttgacagatgattttttttttattttaaaagagaaCATAAATGTAGcaaaagttacatttttttcCTGTTTTCAGTTTTATACTGATAgatggacttatttttttttgaaaaaagatttCTACAAAGAGCCTGGTATTGCATGTCTTAGATTTATTAACCCTCGTGGATTGTTATTAACCTTGGGGAGCAGACAACAGTATACCACAATACATTCAAGGAATAAAtatgtgtgttatttttttttttatagtaaactGTTATCTCTAATGCATATGATACGTCTCCTAGgataaaaaatgacaataatatactGCCAATAACAAGCAACCCCTTCTGTTCATATGATCATTTCCATGATGGACGCcaaattaaactatttaaaatgaaaatgaaacaaatcataaaaaagaaaaagaaaaacacaagaCTATAAAAGGCTAGAGGTTCTGGATTTGAGACATGGGCTTTACTTagccggggttaaacatgttttgttagatCTCCCATTCCGTcactatacctctagtcaatgtggGATAAACAAACATAATCTAATGAAAACAGTTAACCTCACTTAAAATAAAAtagtcgtgttttttttttatgatttgtttcattttcattttagattaagttttattttttatttttggttttttagGCTATGTTGTGACAGCCAATTATTGGTGTAGGAAGCCGAAGTGCCCGGAGTAGATATGTTCTGTCTTTTTTAAAGGAATTAGCAGAATCAAAATCAGCAACGTTTTACATCATAATGACTAACAACTAAAATTCCACTTGATTCTGAAAATCAGtgttttgatatttgtatataGACTTCCCGTTTCGActttttctcggagttcggtacCAAAAGGTAGGGGGGTCTACCTAAGACTCCACAAAAGGTAGACAATACAATTCAGCCGTCCAACCACTCTTATCGGAGCGCTTGTGTTTTCTGCGGTGAAGGAGACAATACAGCCGTCCAACCACTTTTATCGGAGCGCTTGTGTTTTCTGCGGTGATGGACACAATTCAGCTGTCAAACCACTCTTATCGGAGCGCTTGTGTTTTCTGCGGTTTAAGACACAATTCAAGAGTTTCACCGCATCATTGGAGTAATGTTAAGAACATtatttcattcgtttgatgtgtttgagcttttgattttgccacttgatatattttcctttaagttcggtatttttcttattcttatttttttttaaatcaacagcaGGAATTTCCTACACACCTCAACTTTTACCTTTTTCAAGTTATTCGTTATGTATCAGCACAACTTTCTTTGTAGTATATTCAAATTCAACGCAATGAatggcaattaaaaaaaatagattaaacaGCACAACACTACATAACTTTCACGTCATACCACATAACATACTTCGCGAAAAATTGCGTTTAAATTGTGTGCATTTGTATAAATACTCtatatagataaaggcagatgtggtgtgagtgccaatgagacaactctccatccaaataacaatttaaaaaagtaaaccattataggttaaagtacggccttcaacacggagccttggctcacaccgaacaacaagctataaagggccccaaaattactagtataaaaccattcaaacgggaaaccaacggcctaatctgTTTATTAAAGAATAACAACatttaatagaaatctatgtacATATTATGGCAAACGATATAGATATCAGATAATTGATCAACAAATATACAAAGTACATAAGTATCTAACAATGTGACATTAGCTTTACATTGAATGGTATATATTTAATCAACTGTTACATACAAAACAATCATCCTGTAGATGCAATGGAGATAATTATTGAACAtaagtaaaacaaaacaacaaagaaaatcTGCTTTtaacaaattgacaataatttcaaattgaatgTACCAAATGTTACATTTAAAATGATTATTCTGTAGATATAATTAATCTTTCGATTTATCACAGAAAAGTTTCACCTGGTCAAATGTACTAACTTCAACAATATTactagtgaaaagtaaaatcccaaaaatactgaactccgaggaaaattccaaaaggaaagtttctaatcaatagcaaaatcaaaatctcattcacatcaaacgaatagataacaactgtcatattcctgacttgttacaggcattatcttatgtaaaaaaatggtgaattggacctggttttatagctagttaaacctctcacttgtatgacagtcgtattaAATTCCAATAGATTCACAACGATGcacgaacaaaacaaacagacataataggtaaaaatgtaaacagATTGTATGTTTGAACAATCCGCCGGAGACAAACATCTATTTTTACCTTGGATATTgattctcttttattttttttacaaagtcaAATTCCGAAATCATTAATGAATCACATGTGCCTCGAGTTATTTCAAAAGTTTCGCTCCATTCTGACGATGGAAACTTTAACactgttgattttttatttaaattctgaCAAAAGTCTTCTACTTCTTTTCTGACAGTTTTGAAATACAACACTTCTTCGTGAAACAATAATTCCATTTTAATTTGGCGCCACAGTTTTAGGTAAAAATGTCTATACAACATGAAGTCTATTTCAGATAATTGTCTATACCTTGTCCGATCATTCTCCCCAATATTAATTTCTTTGTTACCTGTGTTAGTATTTGCATTCTGTCTGATATAAAGTATATCCTTTGTAGACCATTTCAAAATTCGCTTTAACAAAATCATAGACTCATCAAAATGTTCCACTATGATAACTAATGCAAATTCTTTGTCCAGCTGCTTAATATATTTGTGAATGTCTTTTTTTCTTGATCTCGAATTAACAAGAAGTTCCAGCGGAAAACCATAATCTATTGCCATTCTGTTTTTAGTAAAACTGTACAAAGCATACTTTTCAATTGATATAGATGCATCATGTTTCTCTGGATCTTCAAGAAAATCTGTTATTGCTCTAGGTCCAAATATATTAAATCGATCAAACATCATTGGAAAGTACAGCATCATTGATATAAAGTAATCAAATGGATCTCGAAGTGTACCAATGTAAACAGTGTCATTTGGAAGAATGTTTTCAAACGCTGTCCTGTTATATAGAACGTGTaggcataaaatatcaaaatgggTGGATGATAATGGTATGGACCGAATGTTTTTCGGTGTAACCGTTTCTAATACACTTATCACATTTGGTTGTATTGCATCAACAGCTGGCATGACAAATGTTAAGTTTCGTTCTGTCCCAAaacgaaacaaaatattttgtatagttGTGCTAGCCGCCTTGTGAACTTTAAGAAATGCAATATGACGGGCTTCCTGTTGCAATGCATTCAACTGAATCGGCAACTCTCGCTTTTCAATGGTTCTGAATGCAATATAAATCATGGGTGCAGTAGTGATCACTACCAAAACCGCTAGGCGTATCAAACTACAAGATATGATTAAACATAAACTCATAAAAATATACACCCCCCTCCAAAAAACCCCAAACAAAACTAGAAAAAATACGTATTTTGCGGGCTTAGATAAATTAAAATTGCAAAAGCAATATTTTGTATTCATAGAGCAACTGCTGTACAGTAATTTAATGGAACACATGCTTCAAATCTGATTTATCGCCCGTAGACCAGAAAACAATACAATTAGTAAATTTGCAAAACAATAGAAATACTTGCTTTCAATTATTTAAATTGTCAATTATGGTATTTACTGTACATAGCTTTAAAATTTAGTTGAAATGATCTTGATATATGGGTTTTATAAGAACCAATACTTAATGAACTTTCAGATAAAAAGACTCACCGATAGGTTGCTACTCGCATTTTCCAATTTGTGCAAATACaattattgttattattgtatttgtatcatatatacattttgtagttataCTATTTTTGTTTACTGGCGTGGACAACAGATGTAGTTTCTTTTGTTCATACatagatttatttgaaatttgttactatataatctatactattaaacgagaagacctcattttgggtgtcgcttctcttctttccacaagaaattaatcaacacgcctctgtgtcctataggtacagtgcatagtca
It contains:
- the LOC139500989 gene encoding galactose-3-O-sulfotransferase 2-like, yielding MRVATYRLIRLAVLVVITTAPMIYIAFRTIEKRELPIQLNALQQEARHIAFLKVHKAASTTIQNILFRFGTERNLTFVMPAVDAIQPNVISVLETVTPKNIRSIPLSSTHFDILCLHVLYNRTAFENILPNDTVYIGTLRDPFDYFISMMLYFPMMFDRFNIFGPRAITDFLEDPEKHDASISIEKYALYSFTKNRMAIDYGFPLELLVNSRSRKKDIHKYIKQLDKEFALVIIVEHFDESMILLKRILKWSTKDILYIRQNANTNTGNKEINIGENDRTRYRQLSEIDFMLYRHFYLKLWRQIKMELLFHEEVLYFKTVRKEVEDFCQNLNKKSTVLKFPSSEWSETFEITRGTCDSLMISEFDFVKKIKENQYPR